The sequence TCACATCTCAATTCCACAAGCATTCGCTTATCAGTTTACTATTTTACCAATAGTTGAAATGGATTAACTATAATTATACCATATGAAAGATCATTCACTACGAAGAAAGTGTAACTGATGAATTCATATAAAAGCGTTAATGTACTATAATTAAAACCCTTAGATTTACGCATATGTAtagaattatgtttttaaattcaaGCACATAGAAGAATTACCAGCTAGACCAAAAAATAGAGAAGTTgcaaaataataaaagttagGTAAGTACTCGTCTTTCAATGACTAGTCCAAACTTGCAAGATCAATTATGTTCATCTCAATTCCACAAGCATTCGCTTATCAGTTACTATTTACCAATAGTTGAAATGGATTAACTATAATTATACCATATGAAAGATCATTCACTACGAAGAAAGTGTAACTGATGAATTCATAGTTACATTATCATTATAATTCAAATTACACAAAATTCATATtggaaaaaacaaaagaatttcccttgaattgtttttttttttttgctaaaatttggtgCATTAAAATTAAATGTGGCAAGAGTTGTTACGAAGCTCTAGTGAAAACTAAACCCCATGATAGGAATCATCTGAATCTTTTAAGAACCCACATTTATTCCCTTGAATTGTTCATAAGAagataagaagaaaacaaataataGATTTTGTCACAACAAGAAATAATAGAGTTTTCACCATCTCTGGCTTctgccaccaccaccaccaccaataCCTTATCTACCCCCACCTCCTCCACGACCAAACCGATTTCCGCCTTGGCCACCACCGCAGCCAAATCTTCTTTGCACTCGTTCTCGCTTTATGCAAACTCCTTAACAAGTCCTTAAATATAATACATTatgtttagttatatatttatcatcatATCGTCTGAGgtgatcattttattttataattttaatccTTACACAATTAATAAGAGAATACAGTTTGGTTGTAGAAAAAAggagaatataatatatatattcaaaacccTTCAGTGAACCTATAACTCATTATACAAGTTAGTGGTCTCTCCAAAGGAGCATCCATTTGCCCTTGTTCGCAAAGTGTGGAACATTGGAGTACTCTCATGTTATTATAAATGATAAGAAACATTACAATTACAAATGAGAATTTTACATTTCTTATGATGATTTAAGTATAACTGCACTACTCTAAACCGTTTTGTGAAATTCATGCTTAACAATACTGTATTTTAATTATGCTGAATAATTTGCTTTCTCTAAAACTTGGATGATTAACTGAGTAAATCCATAAATAAACCACCACTAAACAGGCCTTCCATAACAATGGTGAATAGAATGCCAAGTTCCAGAAGATAAAACAAGAGATGTCTAACAAAAGAGACAGAGAGCCTCTTGGGTCtccaatatttttcttaatcataaaattttccaCAAACCTATACATAAAGGTAAATctttaaatttagaaaaaaccTTTACGGTGAGGAAGAGTAAATGATACTTCTGATGCAAGCAAGCGTAGTTTCACCCTGGTTAACGAGCTCAGCACCGTGAACATCGCCGTCGGTAAAATGCTCAGTCACATCCACTCCCTGGTCCTTCATCAACTTCGCCACATCTCTGTGCCTATCTATCAGACGATGTCTTTCTCGTCCAATCACCACCACCTTCCAGTTCCGTCCCAACCGTCCGATTTTCTCCATTTGCTTCGGTCCATCTCCCACCGTCGGATTCGAATACTCGTGATCCCGGTTCGCTCCGACAGGGAGACAAAAGTGCCAGCAGGCGTCGCTGAGTATATGCGGAAAGTTCACATTGGTTTCAGACTCGCAACGCTCTTCGCCGCCGAAGAACGGCTGGTGTAAGATCATACCACGGATACGTAATGGACTTAGATCGGCGAAGACGGCTGGTGCATCCACTCCGTCGTCGTACGCCGCCGGGAGTCTGTTCACGGGAGCTAGCCGGTACGAAGGAGAAGCGAAGACTGCGTTGAGCTCGCGCGCCATAAGGTTGCAGAAGTCGTGGTGGGGATAGAAGTCGACGCTGCCGGTGGCGAATCCTCCGCCGTGGTAATAGACAACGAGAGGGAGTTTTTCAGACGAAACGCCGCCGTTTAGTGCGGCGGTGGGAACGTAGAGACGCATCCATGTTGACTTTGAGCGGTTCACGGTAATGTCTTTGGATACGACGGGGTTTTGCGGGGAAGGTTCAGGTGTGGCTGGGACGTAGGGGAATCTGGTGGGGACGCTGGAGACGTCTGGATTGTTTATGTTGTCTTGAGTTGATTCAGGCATATCTGTTGTCTTTTGGATTATAAAGTCTTCTGTTGTGTATGAAACTGATACTTGAGTCTTGTCCAAATTTATAGTGCTAATAATTGCAATATTAcactaattattatatttttttacaccACTAATTATATTATCTTCAAAAGCTAAAATATATCTAGTACAATTTTTTTCTGACAACTATAAGTATATATCTAATACTACTATTTAACTACGAATTACCACCGTGTAGAATTGACATGTTTGCTTGAAAAGCTTGAATAATACACtctaatatttgtttgtttttttcttccaactaaattttcatttattcaaATCAAGATAACAAAACCATAGAAACAAATTATTACATTAGCTGTTATTAGAATATTTATTTAGCGGGTTGAGAAATTACCTAATTGAATTCATTATTTCTTCGTAGTTACTATTAAAAACTAGATTTGGGTTGAAAAATAAAAGCTCTTTTGAATGCTAAGAGCACCATTAACCCTAAAACCTTCATTTGGagttcttaacttttttttttttaataaccaaTTGCAGGCCACCACGTGTCAGTGGGGCCCGCAAATACCATAAGAACCCACCAAACTTGCCTCTTGCAGAAGAGAAGGAAAAGGTGGTTTTTAATAAAGTTGTGGGACCCACCTCCTAAGAACCCACTTAAGAGGTGGGGTTAATGGTGCTCTTAAGAGGTGGGGTTAATTACAGTCGGTAAAATGTTGTTTTGTCAAATGCAAAATAACATCGGGTCATAGAGTTAAGTTAGCAATGGAATAATTTCTCTGATGTAAATGATATTAACACAATTACTTGATACAATATTGCAATGCAACTCAAGTGCAGAAAGAATAAGACTAACTACAGAAAACAACGACAACGACACTGCTAGGGGAGAAAACTTGGTCCTCTGTGCTCTCTTTTTGTGGACTAAAACAAGAAACCTTTCTTGGTACACAAGTCGTTGTCACGTCTTTTTCATAGGTTGAAAAGGTGCAAACTAATGTGAATGATTTAACACAGTTTACTTGATGAAATATTGTAGTATAACTGAATTGGAGAAATAATGAGACTAATGTGAACGATTTAACACAATTTACTTGATGAAATATTGTAGTGTAACTGAAT comes from Brassica rapa cultivar Chiifu-401-42 chromosome A02, CAAS_Brap_v3.01, whole genome shotgun sequence and encodes:
- the LOC103854990 gene encoding probable carboxylesterase 120; amino-acid sequence: MPESTQDNINNPDVSSVPTRFPYVPATPEPSPQNPVVSKDITVNRSKSTWMRLYVPTAALNGGVSSEKLPLVVYYHGGGFATGSVDFYPHHDFCNLMARELNAVFASPSYRLAPVNRLPAAYDDGVDAPAVFADLSPLRIRGMILHQPFFGGEERCESETNVNFPHILSDACWHFCLPVGANRDHEYSNPTVGDGPKQMEKIGRLGRNWKVVVIGRERHRLIDRHRDVAKLMKDQGVDVTEHFTDGDVHGAELVNQGETTLACIRSIIYSSSP